Proteins encoded within one genomic window of Geotalea daltonii FRC-32:
- a CDS encoding acyl-CoA thioesterase, which yields MTTPAETSFYQTLPLSSDLKLRRRFMVVDEPLLGNLRFGLLLEVLDKVAEEASLKYVNRFHPEARVVTAAIDNIFVRRPADVTRDIVCHARINHVGKSSIEVGIRVEQPGEPANHIASCYFTMVARSGIGEGAVSVALPPLDYADGYEKERFGKAVARRQEYKQQQAALHEPPSRKEYEMLTRLHDAQENPGFYGHLAGRLVTDAWERMYPEQENVPQKIFGGYLIRRAYELSAICSELVAPNRSIIAAVNRINFFHPVRMGDKLHFTSRVVYTNGSFVCVEAGIERISRDRTANALSNSCLFTFVNVDDKLNHQPVPQVYPTTYAEDGRYLAAHRSYQAVVEHHSII from the coding sequence ATGACCACACCTGCTGAAACCTCTTTCTACCAAACATTGCCGCTTTCAAGCGACCTTAAGCTGCGTCGCCGTTTCATGGTGGTAGACGAGCCGCTGCTTGGCAACCTCCGTTTTGGACTTCTCCTTGAGGTGTTGGACAAGGTGGCAGAGGAAGCCTCCCTCAAGTACGTGAATCGCTTTCATCCAGAGGCGAGGGTGGTGACGGCTGCCATCGACAATATCTTCGTCCGCCGCCCAGCAGATGTGACCAGGGATATAGTCTGCCACGCCCGCATCAATCATGTTGGCAAGTCATCCATAGAGGTGGGGATCCGTGTTGAACAGCCTGGCGAACCTGCGAATCATATCGCTTCCTGCTATTTCACCATGGTTGCCCGCTCCGGAATTGGAGAAGGCGCGGTGAGCGTTGCTTTGCCGCCCCTTGATTATGCTGATGGCTATGAAAAGGAACGTTTTGGCAAGGCTGTCGCTCGTAGGCAGGAGTACAAGCAACAGCAGGCAGCCCTGCACGAGCCACCAAGCCGAAAAGAGTATGAAATGCTTACCCGGCTCCATGATGCCCAGGAAAATCCCGGCTTTTATGGGCATTTGGCTGGGCGGCTGGTGACAGATGCCTGGGAACGCATGTATCCCGAACAAGAGAATGTGCCGCAAAAGATTTTCGGTGGGTATCTGATCAGGCGTGCCTATGAGCTTTCCGCCATCTGTTCCGAGCTTGTTGCGCCCAACCGTTCCATAATTGCCGCCGTCAACCGCATCAATTTTTTTCATCCGGTACGGATGGGGGACAAGCTGCATTTTACCTCTAGAGTCGTCTATACAAATGGCAGCTTCGTCTGCGTCGAGGCGGGCATCGAGCGTATCAGCCGCGACCGCACTGCAAACGCGCTTTCAAATTCCTGCCTCTTTACCTTTGTCAATGTGGATGACAAGTTGAATCACCAGCCTGTGCCACAGGTATATCCGACCACCTATGCAGAGGATGGCCGTTATCTGGCAGCACACCGCAGCTATCAGGCCGTGGTCGAGCATCATTCAATAATATGA
- a CDS encoding FmdB family zinc ribbon protein: MPIFEYHCQSCGNDFEKILKTSGEDSATCPECGSKRTRKKISAFSEIKKTSKPCFSGG; this comes from the coding sequence ATGCCGATTTTTGAATATCACTGCCAGTCGTGCGGCAACGATTTCGAAAAGATCCTGAAAACAAGTGGTGAAGATAGTGCCACATGTCCTGAATGCGGCAGCAAGAGAACCAGGAAAAAAATCTCTGCCTTCTCGGAAATTAAAAAAACATCCAAACCATGCTTCAGCGGGGGCTGA
- the tpiA gene encoding triose-phosphate isomerase, with protein MRTPVIAGNWKLYKTAGQALELVGGLLPLVAQTKGVEIVVAPVFTVLGKVAEALAGSNIHLSAQDCFWEEEGAFTGEISSTMLIDAGCSHVIIGHSERRQFFGETDATVNKKIKAAIKAGLTVLFCIGETLQEREGDQTFDVLRRQVTQGLRDLSQEQLKKVIIAYEPVWAIGTGKTATDSQAQEAHQFIRGVIAGLYDKDAAEEMRILYGGSVKPENIGGLMAQADIDGALVGGASLKADSFAAIAKLGK; from the coding sequence ATGAGAACGCCTGTGATTGCTGGAAATTGGAAGCTTTACAAAACTGCGGGCCAGGCACTCGAACTGGTTGGCGGCCTGCTCCCGCTTGTCGCCCAGACTAAAGGGGTTGAAATTGTTGTCGCTCCTGTATTTACCGTACTTGGTAAAGTTGCCGAGGCTCTCGCCGGGTCGAACATTCACCTTTCTGCCCAGGATTGTTTTTGGGAGGAAGAAGGTGCCTTTACCGGCGAAATTTCGAGCACCATGTTGATTGATGCGGGCTGCAGCCATGTCATTATCGGCCATTCGGAGCGCAGACAATTCTTCGGTGAAACGGATGCTACGGTAAATAAAAAAATCAAAGCTGCCATCAAGGCAGGTTTGACCGTTTTATTCTGTATTGGTGAGACTCTCCAGGAACGTGAGGGGGATCAGACCTTCGATGTCCTGAGGCGTCAGGTTACCCAGGGGCTGAGGGACCTATCCCAGGAACAGCTGAAAAAGGTAATTATTGCCTACGAACCAGTCTGGGCCATCGGCACAGGGAAAACTGCCACTGACAGCCAGGCTCAGGAAGCTCACCAATTCATTCGTGGTGTTATCGCAGGTTTATATGACAAGGATGCAGCAGAAGAAATGCGAATTCTTTACGGTGGAAGTGTAAAACCGGAAAACATCGGTGGCTTGATGGCCCAAGCCGATATCGATGGAGCCCTGGTTGGCGGAGCAAGTCTCAAGGCCGATTCATTCGCAGCCATTGCCAAGTTGGGTAAATAA
- a CDS encoding Slp family lipoprotein translates to MDKLSLLLVLALALPSCAHVITEEARKQIDKNIDFNDVKKSADAFIGKKILVGGKIAGVRNYNEGGRMEVVQFTLDKTGFPIEISKSAGRFIATSPDFIDPIIYKTGRLVTLAGEVKGKKTGTVDGAEYTFPVIGIKEIFAWKQNEDEKGFTSPSPSFYNNYNPYDFSHDVPLWYRPTGPVFRQ, encoded by the coding sequence ATGGATAAACTAAGTCTTTTGTTGGTTCTGGCCCTGGCCCTTCCCAGTTGCGCCCATGTCATAACCGAAGAAGCCAGGAAGCAGATTGATAAAAATATTGATTTCAATGATGTAAAAAAGAGTGCGGATGCGTTCATCGGCAAGAAGATACTGGTTGGTGGGAAAATTGCTGGTGTCAGGAATTACAATGAAGGGGGGCGAATGGAGGTAGTACAGTTCACTCTGGACAAAACCGGATTCCCCATTGAAATCTCAAAATCTGCCGGTCGCTTCATTGCCACCAGTCCTGATTTTATTGATCCAATCATCTACAAGACCGGCAGGCTCGTCACCTTGGCCGGAGAAGTCAAGGGCAAAAAAACCGGGACAGTTGACGGCGCAGAATATACGTTCCCAGTTATCGGCATAAAAGAAATTTTCGCATGGAAACAGAATGAAGACGAAAAGGGATTCACTTCCCCCTCCCCTTCTTTCTATAATAATTACAACCCCTATGACTTCAGCCACGATGTCCCACTCTGGTACCGACCAACCGGGCCCGTCTTCCGCCAATGA
- a CDS encoding phosphoglycerate kinase has protein sequence MSILYIDEIKDLREKLVFIRVDFNVPQDDNGNITEDTRIVGAVPTIKYAIENGAKVILASHLGRPKGEKKPKYTMAPAARRLSELLGKEVKQATDCFGPDVDAMVAALQPGDVLMLENVRFYPGEEKNDPDFACKLANGCEIYVNDAFAVSHRAHASVHAITKCIPVIAAGFLMKNEMTFFEKAMTRPVRPLAAILGGAKVSGKLEVLETLVGKVDIIIIGGGMAFTFLKARGLSVGKSLVEDDLIDTAKRILDNAAKRGIEFLLPEDCVVADRFAADADCKTVSVNDIPSEWMALDVGPASTARFSDALKEANTVIWNGPMGVFEMDRFAKGTFAIADVVAGLKNATTIIGGGDTDSAVRKAGVADKVSYISTGGGAFLELLEGKKLPGVEVLEQSGK, from the coding sequence ATGTCCATTCTGTATATTGACGAGATTAAAGATTTACGCGAAAAACTTGTATTCATACGAGTCGATTTTAACGTCCCGCAAGACGATAATGGGAATATAACAGAAGACACACGAATTGTCGGCGCTGTGCCGACGATTAAATACGCCATTGAGAATGGGGCAAAAGTTATCCTCGCCTCTCATCTCGGCAGACCAAAGGGTGAGAAAAAGCCGAAATATACAATGGCCCCTGCGGCACGGCGCCTGTCGGAACTGTTGGGGAAAGAGGTGAAACAAGCTACTGATTGCTTCGGCCCTGATGTCGATGCCATGGTTGCTGCCCTTCAGCCCGGCGATGTCCTCATGCTGGAGAATGTGCGATTTTACCCGGGCGAGGAAAAGAACGACCCCGACTTCGCCTGTAAGCTGGCAAATGGCTGCGAGATCTATGTGAACGATGCATTTGCAGTGTCACATAGGGCCCATGCCTCGGTACATGCCATTACAAAATGCATTCCCGTTATTGCAGCAGGATTCCTGATGAAGAATGAGATGACTTTTTTCGAAAAAGCGATGACCCGCCCGGTCCGTCCGTTGGCGGCCATTCTCGGAGGAGCGAAGGTTTCAGGCAAGCTGGAGGTTCTCGAGACGTTGGTCGGCAAGGTCGACATAATAATAATCGGCGGTGGAATGGCATTCACTTTTCTTAAAGCCCGGGGCCTTTCGGTAGGGAAATCTTTAGTAGAAGACGATTTGATCGACACTGCGAAAAGGATCCTCGATAACGCTGCGAAAAGGGGCATTGAATTCTTACTCCCCGAAGATTGCGTAGTCGCCGACAGGTTTGCCGCCGATGCCGACTGCAAGACCGTTTCAGTTAATGACATCCCCTCTGAATGGATGGCCCTTGATGTCGGCCCCGCATCAACAGCGCGTTTCTCAGATGCCTTGAAAGAAGCTAATACCGTAATATGGAACGGTCCGATGGGAGTTTTCGAAATGGACCGTTTCGCTAAGGGAACATTTGCCATAGCCGATGTCGTTGCTGGTCTCAAGAATGCAACCACCATCATTGGCGGCGGAGACACCGACTCCGCAGTCCGCAAAGCCGGAGTAGCCGATAAAGTCAGCTATATCTCCACCGGCGGCGGTGCATTCCTTGAACTGCTTGAAGGAAAGAAGCTGCCCGGCGTCGAAGTCCTTGAGCAGAGCGGGAAATAA
- a CDS encoding M24 family metallopeptidase translates to MLIKMESEQRIIRLQKALNKMELDGALFVYPIDVYYFTGTRQNSTLWVPTEGNPMLLVRKSYARATTESLIEDTRPFPSSREFPNLFGPQIKRIGFTFDILPVQQYQYYSKMLPGREFTDISPINRELRSVKSEWELEQMRHSGDCLCSVFAQVPEFLKEGMRELDLSAEFECRLRKAGGEGYVRMRAFNQELFHGLAVSGATSDKPGFFDGAVSGRGLSAASPQGSSVEKIVAGSPVLLDYTVVFNGYIVDMTRMFVFGQPKPELEKAFATAIAIQQYLVENLKPGMICEDLFLVAASMAEDAGLGRNFMGAPGENARFVGHGVGLELDEYPVLAQGFKVPLQVGQTIAIEPKFVLPGLGAVGIENTFAVSSGGGIKITGMADEMISL, encoded by the coding sequence ATGCTGATAAAGATGGAATCGGAACAACGGATCATCAGGTTGCAGAAGGCGTTGAATAAAATGGAACTGGATGGAGCGCTGTTCGTCTATCCCATTGATGTCTATTACTTTACCGGCACCCGCCAGAATTCAACCCTCTGGGTCCCCACTGAAGGTAATCCCATGCTCTTGGTGCGCAAGAGCTACGCCAGGGCTACTACCGAGAGTCTCATCGAAGATACCAGGCCTTTTCCGTCAAGCAGGGAATTCCCCAACCTGTTCGGTCCCCAGATCAAAAGAATAGGCTTCACCTTTGACATTTTACCGGTGCAGCAGTATCAGTACTATTCAAAGATGTTGCCTGGACGCGAATTTACGGATATTTCACCAATAAACCGGGAACTTCGTTCGGTAAAGTCAGAGTGGGAGCTGGAACAGATGCGCCATAGCGGCGACTGCCTGTGCAGTGTGTTTGCCCAGGTGCCCGAATTCCTCAAGGAGGGCATGCGAGAGCTCGACCTGTCGGCGGAATTTGAGTGCCGACTCAGGAAAGCCGGGGGAGAAGGATACGTAAGAATGCGTGCCTTCAACCAGGAACTCTTCCACGGACTGGCTGTCAGCGGTGCCACCTCCGACAAGCCGGGCTTTTTTGACGGTGCGGTAAGCGGTCGCGGGCTTTCTGCCGCCTCTCCCCAAGGTTCTTCTGTGGAAAAGATTGTCGCCGGCAGCCCGGTTCTTCTTGATTACACAGTTGTTTTCAACGGCTATATTGTGGATATGACGCGAATGTTTGTTTTTGGCCAACCGAAGCCCGAGCTGGAAAAAGCCTTTGCCACCGCAATTGCCATTCAGCAATACCTCGTCGAAAATCTGAAGCCCGGAATGATCTGTGAAGATCTTTTTCTTGTTGCTGCATCCATGGCTGAAGATGCCGGCCTCGGCCGCAACTTTATGGGGGCACCTGGTGAAAATGCGCGTTTCGTCGGTCACGGTGTCGGGCTGGAGCTGGACGAGTATCCAGTGCTGGCTCAAGGATTCAAGGTCCCACTTCAGGTTGGGCAGACAATAGCCATAGAACCCAAATTTGTCTTGCCCGGGCTGGGTGCGGTCGGCATTGAGAACACTTTTGCTGTGAGTAGCGGTGGGGGAATAAAGATCACCGGCATGGCTGACGAAATGATAAGTCTTTAG
- a CDS encoding cupin domain-containing protein gives MAEVFEVAKLKKFNDEKRHHEIIWSDEHAKVSLLCLKPGQEVITHTHHGSHIWTVIEGKGELLCGKKSQPIGVGQIVVVPALEDHGIRNSSSDNLVIASITGQGD, from the coding sequence ATGGCAGAGGTATTCGAAGTAGCCAAGCTGAAAAAGTTCAACGATGAAAAGAGGCATCATGAAATCATCTGGAGTGATGAACATGCCAAGGTAAGCCTGCTCTGCCTGAAGCCGGGGCAGGAGGTTATTACCCATACACACCATGGCAGCCACATCTGGACGGTGATAGAAGGTAAGGGGGAGCTTCTTTGCGGCAAAAAATCACAGCCCATCGGTGTCGGTCAAATTGTCGTAGTGCCTGCTTTGGAAGACCACGGCATAAGGAATTCTTCCAGCGACAACTTGGTAATTGCGTCAATTACCGGGCAAGGCGACTAA
- a CDS encoding permease, protein MIAASLSLIVWHVWTYGPSGHWAAGDSVDKAFPLLLWGELLDLFSNNHGILAELWDILPYFLVGLLLGGYLRTYKVAVKLQASLRRYGIASVFLASLIGIITPLCACGTLTTAISLLFAGLPLAPVMSLLVTSPLLSPSAFLLTLNDLGPEWTVIRTVSAYAMGVFAGLVAHLLRNRGFKTKELFVEGAIVRGDFHDEDYPDERLRCNCREKFGNRVAVKTSNKFLIFLAKSAEMCWPVGKYILVGVAVGSIVERYVPYQWIYQLFGSKDPLSIVWVTFGSVPLFLHQISASSILAHIKSSLHGTLDSGAALAFIVGGPVTAIPTLALFWSVFKKRVFVLYLVVCIVGTILIAYGSKVLVFVPGVDTGNALFRGVGHLSGGPSAVIEKKGPNVRVILDVNDRRTIAVADSDPIGGQGGIIFDAALDRLKDAARLDNLIYFSNAAQWLEKDGINSKKTILIYGSWRRGGNDTVKFEPLQNALQKHGFTVKVIDRSQAHHLTDKHLADYSQIWMIFGESTAGSRLKDDEIRVLSNFSSDGKGLLIMAGAGEGDEHDMGATNQLSSKLGATFSSYGEYQKEIKVANGSGFFNKASALIGRVLKIFHKA, encoded by the coding sequence ATGATAGCTGCATCCTTGAGCCTGATTGTCTGGCATGTCTGGACATACGGTCCAAGCGGCCATTGGGCTGCTGGTGACTCTGTTGATAAAGCTTTTCCACTTCTCCTCTGGGGGGAGTTGCTGGACCTTTTTTCCAATAATCATGGTATCCTGGCAGAGCTCTGGGATATATTGCCTTACTTCCTTGTCGGTCTGCTTCTGGGGGGGTACCTGCGGACCTATAAAGTGGCTGTGAAGCTTCAGGCTTCTCTTCGACGCTATGGTATCGCCAGTGTCTTTCTTGCCTCTCTCATCGGCATCATCACCCCCCTCTGCGCCTGCGGCACCCTTACCACGGCTATCAGCCTGCTCTTTGCCGGGCTGCCGCTAGCTCCAGTTATGTCTCTACTTGTCACCTCTCCACTGCTGAGTCCCTCTGCATTTCTCCTTACCCTAAACGACCTTGGACCGGAATGGACAGTCATAAGAACGGTTTCTGCCTATGCCATGGGGGTCTTTGCCGGATTGGTGGCCCACCTGCTCCGGAACAGGGGGTTCAAGACCAAGGAGCTTTTCGTTGAAGGGGCTATAGTCCGTGGCGATTTTCACGATGAGGATTATCCTGACGAGAGGCTACGCTGTAATTGCCGGGAGAAATTCGGCAACAGGGTGGCTGTAAAGACCAGCAACAAATTCCTCATTTTCCTCGCAAAATCGGCGGAGATGTGCTGGCCAGTAGGTAAATACATTCTGGTGGGCGTTGCAGTCGGTTCCATTGTCGAAAGATATGTGCCTTACCAGTGGATATACCAGCTTTTTGGCAGCAAGGATCCCCTCAGCATAGTCTGGGTGACTTTTGGCTCGGTCCCGCTTTTCTTGCACCAGATCAGCGCCTCCAGCATTCTTGCCCACATCAAGAGCTCTCTCCATGGCACTTTGGATTCCGGCGCTGCTCTAGCCTTCATTGTCGGCGGGCCTGTGACAGCTATACCCACCTTGGCGCTCTTCTGGTCCGTTTTCAAAAAGCGCGTCTTCGTCCTGTACCTGGTGGTCTGTATCGTCGGCACGATTCTTATTGCTTATGGTTCCAAGGTTCTTGTCTTTGTGCCCGGTGTAGATACTGGCAATGCACTGTTCAGAGGGGTGGGGCATCTTTCGGGTGGGCCGTCGGCAGTTATTGAAAAGAAGGGACCCAATGTGAGGGTTATCCTGGACGTCAATGACAGGAGGACGATCGCCGTTGCCGACAGCGATCCCATTGGTGGACAAGGAGGGATTATTTTCGACGCTGCTCTGGACCGTCTTAAAGATGCCGCCCGGCTTGATAACCTTATTTATTTTTCCAATGCTGCCCAATGGCTCGAAAAAGACGGAATCAATTCGAAAAAAACAATTCTCATCTATGGTAGCTGGCGCCGTGGCGGAAATGATACAGTCAAGTTTGAACCCCTACAGAATGCCCTGCAGAAACATGGCTTCACCGTTAAAGTTATCGATCGCAGCCAAGCACACCATCTGACCGACAAACACCTTGCCGATTATAGCCAGATTTGGATGATTTTCGGTGAATCCACAGCCGGTAGCAGATTGAAAGATGACGAGATCCGGGTGCTCAGCAATTTCTCTTCTGACGGCAAGGGATTACTTATTATGGCCGGGGCAGGAGAAGGCGATGAGCATGATATGGGTGCGACAAATCAGCTTTCCTCGAAACTGGGCGCAACATTTTCCAGTTATGGCGAATATCAGAAAGAGATAAAGGTGGCTAATGGCTCAGGTTTTTTCAATAAAGCCTCGGCCTTAATCGGCAGGGTACTGAAGATTTTTCACAAGGCATAA
- the secG gene encoding preprotein translocase subunit SecG, with amino-acid sequence MTTLLVILHIIVSLALIVIVLLQSGKGAEMGASFGAGGSQSVFGAGGGTTFLSKLTTSAAIIFMLTSLTLAFLSGKGGSSSIMSSKQKAKPAQQVPAQAPAQKQPSGQPLTSQPPQTQPTPQAPATPK; translated from the coding sequence ATGACCACTCTATTAGTTATTTTACACATCATTGTCTCTCTGGCTTTGATAGTAATCGTTCTCCTGCAGTCCGGAAAAGGCGCAGAAATGGGCGCATCCTTCGGTGCCGGAGGAAGTCAATCTGTCTTCGGTGCAGGGGGTGGTACTACCTTTCTCAGTAAGCTGACCACCAGCGCAGCCATCATTTTTATGCTGACTTCTCTTACCCTTGCTTTTCTCTCAGGCAAAGGCGGAAGCTCATCCATAATGTCCTCCAAACAAAAAGCCAAACCAGCACAACAGGTGCCGGCACAAGCACCTGCACAGAAGCAGCCATCGGGCCAGCCGTTGACGAGTCAACCTCCACAGACTCAACCGACGCCACAGGCCCCGGCAACACCGAAGTAA